In Danio aesculapii chromosome 8, fDanAes4.1, whole genome shotgun sequence, the genomic stretch gagaaagcaaaaaaaTTCAACCACcgaacgaaccaggctatatcacagtgtattatggttgtgtaatagcccTATATACGGCTAAGACAGAATGAGTAGGGCAGGATGTCATTCCCACTGGTACATATGTGTTTCACATTGAATTCAAAATGAAaccatgctgaaatattaccaagagatgtttatccgttaggaacaATGACAGAAATTACTAATGTGATCATTTCTGCACCGACACATCACCTCAAAAGTAAGaccaacattgatctgcttcatgatctgactgcagtctcgctTCATTTCTCTATAaattaagcctataatgcataattttaGCCAACGTTTTCTTTATAAATCAATTCAGCACATTTTtgcttatacattatatatatatatatatataaaaagtgtatgtatacaattatgtttggcttttgacacataatttaaaatgtggctaagaaatagctattaatttttttttgatggggccagagaaaattttggcagggcaagtaaaaatctgaaccactggcctGAAAAAAAttcttagcgttgaaccctgatAAAGCGATCTGATTATTTCCATTGGCACTTGAAAAGCTGAGAAATTCCCTACTCCTGTAGCGAGCAACGCTGCTGAAGCAGCACCTACAGATCCACAATTCAGTCTGGCAAcacttgacgtcacccattcagaGTGGATCGGGCGTTATTAAAGATGAATGTCACTTGAACATGATCCATATTACATCTCTCCAAAGCAGAGGGAATGTTTACTGGGAGCTGTTGTTTAGCGGAAAGCAGATGACTTGGCACATTTTGCTGCGACGTTTTAAAGAGacagaaagtaaataaacagcagcCGGATATGACACGGGCTAAAGCATCTTATGTCTGTGCAGTGCATGAATGAAagcattttaagtcatttttatgTGCATGACCAATATTTCGGTAGGAATTGAAAATAATGTGAACATGGAAGTGTTTTTAGACGAAAACACCATTTTCGAATTTATCTGGATTAGTGTAGATGTAGCCAAAGACAGTCGGCAGATTATTGCGGAAGCATAAAACAGTCAAGATTGTGTTTTTCAAATACACGTTTTACTcctaaattgaaaaataaataaaataataatattcaataataatttatattaatattgaatCACTAATAATACTTTAAGTTCAAAATTtaaagtttacattttaaaaagttaaatacagTAGCTAATTTTTAATCTTGATgaaatgatcttgtttttttttttgactggaaaAAATGAAAGTGTAACCCTCAAAATTgccctttaaatatgaaaaaaaaatgataataataaataaaaatgtatatattaaattattattattaaataaatatttaataataaacatttttattaaaaagtaaacaatTTATAATTAACGCTGCAGGACTGTGTATTTTGATCTCAAGAGGAAGTGACTATTTTTATGCAAAATGAGATCATATCTTTTATTGCTGAAGCATAATATAAAgttaaatgtttttcaaacatgttttacttaaaaaaaaaaaaagtaaaaaataaaaatgctaataaaatgaaatagataataatattaaaaataaaaagttccaAATTTAagcttaatataaaaaataaataaatacagcaagtaattttttatatttctgactagtttttttttattcaggaaaAAGCAACCCTAGAAATCTTGCTtctaaatcagattttttaaattaaaagacaaacatatattattaataaacactGCAGGACTGTGCATTTTGATCTCAAGATGAAATTACTATTTTTATgcaatagataaaataaaaaatgttttcattgcATTCCAATACTTGAAATAACCAAACAAACCAAGCGTTTACCTTCTTGATATATGCGGCAATGTCCTTCTCGATGTTGTACTTCTCCAGCGCCTGCGTTGCGCACTCCACAGCGTCCTGCTGCATCTCCTCAGACATGTCAGCATTCTTGATCACTGCCTTTCTGTCCGACATGATGCTTCTGTAGACACACAAGGAGGAAAGAAGGAGTTAAACTGCTCTCAATCTGAGCTACACCCTCTGACGCGCCCTACTGAGTGCCCATCCTGCTGTCTGCCCTGCCCAGTGCACAGCCCTCGAGCATCTGCtgactgtgatgatgatgatgatggtggtggtggtggtgaaacTGGTAATAAAGATGGCCAGGCGTCAGAGTCAGGGCGGATGGATCTTACATAATATCAGCACATGAGATGCTTCACAGCCTTTATTCCATCTTTCATTGCATAACATCACGTGGCATACTTTGCCAGGTTACTGTTGTCATGGACACCTGAACCAAAGGCTGTACTCAGCACCACTGATTATTTCAGCAAACTTATACTTTATTTTAGACATGATGGTTGTGTAAATTTtagttaattataattaattaaaccaACAATCATCAAATTTAATTTGAGATGCCTGTTTTTGatagtataatataaatgaatggcGCTGTGGATATTTttagaatgattaaataaattttagATATGAATTAACACGATTTAACATCGTTATACTCATGTTCTGAtggttattaaattaattaattcatgtttaattCAGTTGCTGAAATGTAGGTGTGCAGCCAACTAGGTGCACCATTGCTTACTCTGAACGGAATGAAAAACATCAGATATTATGTTTTACATACTATTATGAAGTACGAACTGCCATTAAATGATAAAAGACACATATTTACCTTGTTTTTGTGTAGATTTCTTGACACGGAGAAAATAGCGACTCACTCGCAGCGCCTGTGATGCTCCCGCTGAGTGCTTGACCAAAAGTAATGTAGGTGTGCAAATGTCGTTGGCCCCTCCCGCTCTTGTCTCCCATTGGTTGGCGCTGCCAAGCCCGGTTCTATGATTGGTCCGCTTTGCTCAAGTATCGCTGCGATATATCCCTGCATTTTATTTCAGACCGTCATTCCTTGCGCTCAAGACGCTTTGCTGGTGTCCACAGCAACAGAGAGAAAAAAGGGGAgtgaagtctagataggatacagctgcgtaTACGCACGTCAAtaatagcatcatttttgtgacactgtacaataataattaatattttacttaattattgGATACGATtggagtaggggtagacgttaaaaatacagtttaattggtaatttaatagataacataaataatgatcgatacaactactgtttttacatgacTGTGACTGTTGGGGTTATGGTTGGGGTacgggtagacgttaataaaatacaaataatgggtaattgaataaataatataaataattctcgttaacttccggccgcagctgtatctAATCTAGCAACAACTATAAAAAGGGCGGGCGTTTGAAAACGTAACCGAGAAGATAACGCTTTGAAATGTTATCATTAATATAACATAAATGTCAAACATTTGAACAGTTATAGCTTATAGGTCTTTTGCAGCAGACGAATTTACAACAATTCAAGACATTGTAGGTGAGTAGGGTAAAACAAATAACCTTTAATCACCATACTTCACTTGTTGATTAACGTTAccttaaatattgcattttatgaCCAGTTTTCTCaaatgaagagttttttttatatattaactcTTCAAAAGTTGTTCAAAGaagcaatatttaattaaatatgtgatGTTATATATTTGTAGCACAAAAATTAGAATGTTGGACGTCAAGTTTAAAAttcttgtttcattcattcattttcttttcggatatGGTAGTCCTAAAGagcaaaataacttaaaaatgcaACCACTTCTCACATGCATACTGTGAGAGCTGttaacagggtttctgcggggtcttaaagcCTTAAAATGTCCTAAATCCCAAAATCCAaactttaggccttaaaaagtcttaaatttacttaaatattgtgttgtaggtcttaaatctttttttaaaactggtctaaatttttttctttgttcataAATTGCTAATTAATCTAAAAAATCCATACAAtcatcaacaatccatctcaataaaacttttcatttaaaatgtcatttttaactccatcattaatttctt encodes the following:
- the dynll1 gene encoding dynein light chain 1, cytoplasmic; its protein translation is MGDKSGRGQRHLHTYITFGQALSGSITGAASESLFSPCQEIYTKTRSIMSDRKAVIKNADMSEEMQQDAVECATQALEKYNIEKDIAAYIKKEFDKKYNPTWHCIVGRNFGSYVTHETKHFIYFYLGQVAILLFKSG